From Tripterygium wilfordii isolate XIE 37 chromosome 13, ASM1340144v1, whole genome shotgun sequence, the proteins below share one genomic window:
- the LOC120012648 gene encoding polyubiquitin-B-like, whose amino-acid sequence MEASKAAANKPTPFTGPADMEVESFYTLHLLIDLVCKIGKPAALTIKRSKAIGNLKAFLEEKDSISATFQELVFTDEKLHDDQSLLDYGIEQNSTIELVLPDVFMIKIFVKIPSLEKTIALEARPEDTVKYVKSKIQAMEGFQLDEIVLVRYGKVLQDDKTLASYDLEIESTFFLFICPKDVLSFFVRVPNKEMVELKVKTLTTIRDVKEIIGGVVDVSVMDQDLCFWGKELEDCKTLAYYKLYEKSILEIRPPSFQIFVKPWSGNTIIIDVWPFNTIGDVKGMIFERLKIPVEYQSVVFAGKRLENDRDLASYSVEKHSTLSVVLTSSTEMYELSLRRIGAKPTDSIHTLKRKIRKRNHTGVRTVVYKDLALDDDRTLSSYGITMNDNVTAVL is encoded by the coding sequence ATTGATCTAGTCTGCAAGATCGGGAAACCGGCAGCTTTGACAATTAAGAGATCTAAGGCGATTGGCAATCTCAAAGCATTTCTTGAAGAAAAAGACAGCATTTCTGCAACTTTCCAGGAGTTAGTCTTCACTGATGAAAAGCTCCACGATGACCAATCGCTACTTGATTATGGTATTGAGCAAAACTCCACCATCGAGCTTGTTCTTCCGGATGTTTTTATGATAAAAATATTTGTCAAGATACCTTCACTTGAGAAAACCATTGCTTTGGAGGCAAGGCCGGAAGATACTGTCAAATATGTGAAATCCAAAATTCAAGCAATGGAGGGTTTCCAACTTGACGAAATCGTTCTTGTTCGATATGGAAAAGTGCTCCAAGATGACAAGACTTTGGCATCCTACGACTTGGAAATTGAgtccacattttttttattcatttgccCAAAAGATGTGCTGTCATTTTTTGTGAGAGTACCGAACAAGGAGATGGTGGAACTCAAAGTTAAGACTCTGACTACTATTCGCGATGTCAAAGAAATTATCGGGGGAGTGGTTGATGTCTCAGTCATGGATCAGGATTTGTGCTTTTGGGGAAAAGAATTGGAGGATTGCAAGACCTTGGCTTATTACAAACTCTATGAGAAGTCAATCTTGGAAATCCGTCCTCCTTCATTTCAGATATTCGTCAAACCTTGGAGTGGAAATACCATAATCATTGATGTTTGGCCATTTAATACCATTGGAGATGTGAAGGGGATGATTTTCGAAAGGCTGAAAATCCCAGTTGAGTATCAGAGTGTTGTGTTTGCTGGAAAACGACTTGAGAATGATCGAGATTTGGCAAGTTACAGTGTCGAGAAGCATTCGACTCTCAGCGTGGTTTTAACATCCTCAACAGAGATGTATGAGTTAAGTCTGAGACGCATTGGAGCCAAACCAACTGATAGCATTCACACTTTGAAACGCAAAATCAGAAAGAGAAATCATACTGGAGTGAGGACAGTGGTTTACAAAGACTTGGCATTGGACGACGACCGCACTCTTTCATCTTATGGAATCACCATGAATGATAACGTGACAGCGGTGCTTTAA